TCTTCAAAAATTCTTTTTTCATCTTCAAATAGTTTTTTCTCTTTTTCAAATTTCTCTTTTTCTATTGCTAAATTAGAGGCTTCTATAGATATTTGAGAAGATAATTTTTTTAACTCTTCTAATTGAGAATTTATTTCTTGAGTCTTTTTATCAATTTCTAATAATCTTTCCTTTATTAATTGTTCTTGGATAAAGTACGAATTTCCTATATCTAGGTATTCATATTTAACTCTATCTTTCAAAACAGGAACTTTTTGTAGCATATAAGCTACAAAGCTTTTCCAATCGTTTTGAATGCTTAAGTTAAGAGTCTTTAATCTATTAAATTCAAAATTTAAATAAACTAAAATTATAATAATTATAGTAATAAATATAGACCAAAAAAATAAAGTTAATATTCTTTTAATTCTTCCAGGTTTTTGGTTTTCGTCATTAGCCATAATATCCCTCCCACCATTTGCTAATTAATAGTATATCAAAAAATTTTAAAAAAATTAAGCCTTTTAATAAAAAAAGGGGCATAAGCCCCTTTTTTATTAAAACATAGGTCCAAATCCAAACGCCCATTTAAATTTATTATCTTTATCAAAAACTCCCTCAAATCTAATAGGACCAATCATAGGTATTGTAATTTTTAGTCCAAATCCGTATGACCATAAATAATCATTGAATAAATTATCGTTATTAGAATTACCAATATCTAAAAATGCATAAATATCAACCGGAACATTTTCTTTATTGACTTGATATTGAATTTCAGTGTTATTTAGTATCATATAATTTCCTTTTAAGGCAGAAAATTCATACCCTCTTAAAGTATACATACCACCAAGATAAAAATCATATAAATTGAAAGGATCGTTAGTATATCCTGTTTTAAACCTATTTGCAAAAGTAAACTTATAATATGTTTTAAATATCTTATTTTCTAAAAATCCTCCATAATAGTATTCATTATTTTTTAAAGCATTAAAACCTCCAAATAATTGAATGCTATTATATAATCCGTTATATGGTCTAAAAGGGTAATCTAATCTTGAATAGGTATATCCCAATCCGGAACTTATTTGCTTTTTTATTTCATACGAAGAAGGATTATATTGAGTTTCGGAATAACTAAAGTTAAAATTTACATTATTAAAATCATCTATATTATAATTTGGACTTATAGAAAAAGATATCTTATTAGAAACAGTAGCTTCATTACTAATATTTTCTTGTGGAATACCAATATTTTTATCATATAATCCATAATTTAAATTTGTTCCAATAGAAAATTTAGAACCAAATATATTTTTTATATTGTATCCGCCATTAAAAATATAGGTATTTGATAAAGGATTTAAGTTAGTAGAAATATTAAATGATTGTCCATATCCAAAAGGATTTGCCCATTGAAGTTCTAATTGTCCTAAAAATCCCATATACCAATGGGCATCTTCAGGTATTGTATAAGTAATTCCGCCTATAAATTTTCCAGGTTTATTCTTTTCTTCAATATCTATTTTAAAATCAATTTTATCTCCGTTTTGATTATATGGATAAACATTAACTTTTTCGAAAAACCCTGTACCAGATAGCGCATAATATGTATCTTGTATATTTTTAGCAGTTATAACATCTCCGTTTTTAAGTTTAATAGATGGTTTAATTAAATAATCTTTTGTTTTTTGTTCAGGAGAAATTGTTATTGATATATCCCCAACCTTATATTCAGTAATATTATAAGATAATATATCATTTTCATATGAAACATTTATATCAACAAAAGGATAACCTAAATTTGAATAATAATCTTTTAATTCTTTTATGCTATTTAATAATTGTAAATTTGTTATAGTCGAATTTTTTGTGATATTTAGTTGTTTTAATTTACCAAAAATTTCAAAGTTTTCAATACTTTCATTTCCGTTAATAATAACATCATTTATTTTAGAAGGAGAGTCTATAATTTTTCTCAAATTTCCATTTAAAACTATAACAAGATCTCCGCCAGGAGTATTTTCAATATTAATTGGTTTAATAGAAATTTGTGTTTCATTTGAAAAATAAGGAAGTTGTTGTAATGTTTGAAAAATCTTTTGTAAATCTTCTACTTTAGGATATGTATCTTTAACATCTGATCTAAATAAAAAGAATTTATTTTCCCAATCACTTCTAAAATTGAAACCAAAAAGTTTTTTTAATTCATCTTTATTTAAATTAGCAATTTCTCCATTTAATTCAATATCCCAT
This sequence is a window from Marinitoga litoralis. Protein-coding genes within it:
- a CDS encoding BamA/OMP85 family outer membrane protein — encoded protein: MKRLFLVLFIITIFINVFALMNVKNIVFEGNISFIENELKDVLSKYDITENSIVGEIDLKLAINALQNAYPYFSSISYDYSEENSELKFIFKTNPIVKEVKFKVLGDNLLDLTNIATKVYTEKNIPLNINEYKKGLDEIKKYYEENGYMYIEVLSNIKLGSDSITLESTSIDKKNMSNENTLIYIIKEYDLWDIELNGEIANLNKDELKKLFGFNFRSDWENKFFLFRSDVKDTYPKVEDLQKIFQTLQQLPYFSNETQISIKPINIENTPGGDLVIVLNGNLRKIIDSPSKINDVIINGNESIENFEIFGKLKQLNITKNSTITNLQLLNSIKELKDYYSNLGYPFVDINVSYENDILSYNITEYKVGDISITISPEQKTKDYLIKPSIKLKNGDVITAKNIQDTYYALSGTGFFEKVNVYPYNQNGDKIDFKIDIEEKNKPGKFIGGITYTIPEDAHWYMGFLGQLELQWANPFGYGQSFNISTNLNPLSNTYIFNGGYNIKNIFGSKFSIGTNLNYGLYDKNIGIPQENISNEATVSNKISFSISPNYNIDDFNNVNFNFSYSETQYNPSSYEIKKQISSGLGYTYSRLDYPFRPYNGLYNSIQLFGGFNALKNNEYYYGGFLENKIFKTYYKFTFANRFKTGYTNDPFNLYDFYLGGMYTLRGYEFSALKGNYMILNNTEIQYQVNKENVPVDIYAFLDIGNSNNDNLFNDYLWSYGFGLKITIPMIGPIRFEGVFDKDNKFKWAFGFGPMF